The proteins below are encoded in one region of Holophagaceae bacterium:
- a CDS encoding thiolase family protein has protein sequence MRSAVIVEAKRTPIGRAIKGSTAATRPETMGALVIEAIKPLLKDWSALEDVIVGCAMPEGEQGMNVARMIAFRAGLPFTSSATTVNRFCGSSQESVLMAARAILAGAGDLFLSGGVESMSKVPMGGFNPSLDPWLSEHYPQAYCSMGITAENLAKEYGITRREQDEFAYNSHQKGAAAWTAGKYAKETVPYHTKNLEGKEVTVDRDECVRGDTSLDKLGELKAVFLKDGSVTAGNSSPLTDGAAFLLVMEEEAAKAAGLKPRARILGGAVAGVEPDRMGIGPVPATRKVLGRLGLTLDQIDVIELNEAFSAQSIAVIREGGFDPAKINGWGGAIAIGHPLGCSGARILTTLLHRLEDSKGRYGLATMCIGGGQGIATVIERI, from the coding sequence ATGCGATCTGCCGTCATCGTAGAAGCCAAGCGCACGCCCATCGGCCGCGCCATCAAAGGCAGCACCGCCGCCACGCGGCCCGAGACCATGGGTGCGCTGGTGATCGAGGCCATCAAGCCGCTGTTGAAGGACTGGAGCGCACTTGAGGATGTCATCGTCGGCTGCGCCATGCCCGAAGGCGAACAGGGCATGAACGTGGCCCGGATGATCGCCTTTCGCGCGGGCCTGCCCTTCACCTCCAGCGCCACCACCGTGAACCGCTTCTGCGGGTCCAGCCAGGAGTCGGTGCTCATGGCGGCCCGGGCGATTCTCGCCGGAGCCGGCGACCTGTTCCTTTCGGGCGGCGTGGAATCCATGTCCAAGGTGCCCATGGGCGGCTTCAATCCGAGCCTCGATCCCTGGCTTTCGGAGCACTATCCCCAGGCCTATTGCTCCATGGGCATCACCGCGGAAAACCTGGCCAAGGAATATGGCATCACCCGGCGCGAGCAGGACGAATTCGCCTACAACAGCCACCAGAAGGGCGCCGCCGCCTGGACCGCGGGGAAGTACGCGAAAGAAACGGTGCCCTACCACACCAAGAATCTGGAAGGCAAGGAAGTGACCGTTGACCGCGACGAATGCGTGCGGGGCGACACCTCCCTCGACAAACTGGGCGAGCTCAAGGCGGTCTTCCTGAAGGACGGGAGCGTGACCGCCGGCAACAGTTCGCCGCTGACCGATGGCGCGGCCTTCCTGCTGGTCATGGAAGAGGAGGCGGCCAAGGCTGCCGGCCTGAAACCCCGCGCCCGCATCCTGGGAGGCGCCGTCGCGGGTGTGGAGCCGGATCGCATGGGTATCGGCCCTGTGCCTGCCACCCGGAAGGTCCTCGGCCGCCTGGGCCTCACCCTGGACCAGATCGATGTCATCGAATTGAACGAGGCATTCTCAGCGCAGAGCATCGCCGTGATCCGCGAAGGAGGCTTCGACCCCGCCAAGATCAACGGCTGGGGCGGCGCCATCGCCATCGGCCATCCGCTGGGCTGCAGCGGCGCCCGCATCCTCACCACACTGCTGCATCGCCTGGAGGACAGCAAGGGCCGCTACGGCCTGGCCACCATGTGCATCGGCGGCGGCCAGGGCATCGCGACGGTGATCGAGAGGATCTAG
- a CDS encoding GxxExxY protein, translating into MEVHRVLGCGFLEAVYQEALAMELSLRGIPFQREVVIPVMYKGSMLSVGYRADFICFNRVLVELKAISKLGSVEERCPVLQWWGRTCPGGGGGGGGGGGGLNLWNL; encoded by the coding sequence ATGGAGGTCCACCGTGTGTTGGGGTGTGGATTTCTTGAAGCGGTCTACCAGGAGGCGCTGGCCATGGAATTGTCGCTTAGAGGTATTCCCTTTCAGCGAGAAGTGGTTATTCCAGTGATGTATAAAGGCTCCATGTTATCGGTGGGTTATCGTGCGGATTTCATTTGTTTCAACCGGGTCCTTGTTGAGTTGAAAGCGATTTCAAAACTTGGCTCGGTTGAGGAGCGGTGTCCGGTCCTCCAATGGTGGGGGCGGACATGCCCGGGGGGGGGGGGGGGGGGGGGGGGGGGGGGGGGGGGTTTGAATCTGTGGAATCTGTGA
- a CDS encoding MoxR family ATPase codes for MSMPTPAAASPMEPLLAECRKVIVGQNLLLNRLLVALLCRGHVLLEGLPGLAKTRTIKTLAGASRMVFRRIQFTPDLLPSDVIGTLIFDPKNLTFTPKRGPVFANLLLADEINRAPSKVQSALLEAMEERQVTLGDESFLLPDPFLVLATQNPLEQEGTFPLPEAQMDRFLFKLRVDYPGPAEEVEVLRRADGNEELVRAIADGPTILALGQHAARVRLDDAIRNFIVKLVQATRPGHGKEWKGRENIRCGASPRASLALQSSSKALAFLAGRDHVLPDDVISLAPDVMRHRLLLTYESEADGLTTDQVITQLLQSVPRP; via the coding sequence ATGTCCATGCCTACTCCTGCCGCCGCATCTCCGATGGAACCCCTGCTGGCTGAATGCCGGAAGGTCATCGTCGGGCAGAATCTCCTGCTCAACCGGCTTCTGGTCGCCCTGCTCTGCCGGGGGCATGTCCTGCTCGAGGGCCTGCCAGGCCTGGCCAAGACCCGCACCATCAAGACTTTGGCCGGGGCCAGCCGGATGGTTTTCCGCCGCATCCAATTCACCCCGGACCTGCTCCCCAGCGATGTGATCGGAACCTTGATCTTCGATCCCAAAAACCTGACCTTCACCCCCAAAAGAGGACCCGTTTTCGCCAATCTGCTGCTGGCGGACGAAATCAACCGGGCCCCCTCCAAGGTCCAAAGCGCCCTTTTGGAGGCCATGGAAGAACGCCAGGTGACCCTTGGCGATGAAAGCTTCCTGCTGCCCGACCCGTTCCTGGTGCTGGCCACGCAGAATCCTCTGGAGCAGGAGGGCACGTTCCCGTTGCCCGAAGCCCAGATGGACCGGTTTCTGTTCAAACTCCGGGTCGATTACCCCGGGCCCGCCGAGGAGGTTGAAGTTCTCCGCAGGGCCGATGGGAACGAAGAGCTTGTGAGGGCGATCGCCGATGGCCCCACGATTCTTGCCTTGGGCCAGCATGCCGCGAGGGTCCGCCTGGACGACGCCATCCGCAACTTCATCGTGAAACTGGTCCAGGCCACCCGCCCCGGGCACGGCAAGGAGTGGAAAGGCCGGGAGAACATCCGTTGCGGCGCCAGCCCCCGGGCTTCGCTGGCCTTGCAGAGTTCATCCAAGGCCCTGGCATTCCTGGCCGGCCGGGACCACGTGCTGCCGGACGACGTGATCAGCCTGGCCCCTGACGTGATGCGCCATCGCCTGCTGCTCACCTATGAAAGCGAAGCCGATGGCTTGACGACGGATCAAGTGATCACGCAGCTCCTCCAATCCGTCCCTCGTCCCTAG
- a CDS encoding crotonase: MDIKKIAVLGSGVMGSGIAAHVASAGCSVELLDIVIDDGAPDKLAEGAIAGLRKSKPALMMHESYLKKIRPGNLRDHLDRLADCDWVVEVVKEDLQVKRDLYARLEQHLKPGAWISSNTSGIPLKLLVEGRAEAFQKHFVITHFFNPVRYLRLLEFVKGPDVDPAHAAEFGAWLEEKLGKEVVPAFDSPTFIGNRIGIHGIMSVLHLALAEHIPFEVIDSVLGDAAARAKSASFRTADLAGVDIMSATAKNVYDLCPGDEAHDVFKRPDYLQWMLDNKLLGNKTKGGFFKKGEKDEKGKKTFLALDPATREYRLQIKKDWPILKELKGIDDPAERVRTLLTSDSEAGKLAWRCIAPNLTYAVNRLGEVTDLPLNVDNAIKNGFAFDLGPFELWDALGVDRVVARMDFEELAVPDLVRKMLAKGISSFYQWEHGVASAQLDPRSLKFVPIAEDKKIVQLKREIGRGKVIAENSSAQLIDIGDDVACLQFRTKMNALDDGIVMLMEDALQKHIPGKFKGLVLGNQGQHFSAGANLVFVLNAAKDKQFDLIEEASRRLQYAARMLTYAPFPTVAAPFNLALGGGCELTMACQRVVGHAELYLGLVEVGVGVIPAGGGCLQMLLRMEEALKAKGELGPMPKIKAAFGFIGTANVNTSFDEAQRNGYLRRTDRRVMNKAFLLNDAKQEVLKMAAEFKPVEERTFKLPGLGGVEALKSAVKDFQYQGLASEHDAIIMGELAYILCGGDVSPVQEVTEERILELERQAFARLCGYEKTQARMDSILTKGKPLRN; the protein is encoded by the coding sequence ATGGACATCAAAAAAATCGCGGTACTTGGTTCGGGCGTGATGGGCAGCGGGATCGCGGCCCACGTGGCTTCGGCGGGCTGCTCGGTGGAACTGCTGGACATCGTCATCGATGACGGGGCTCCGGACAAGCTGGCGGAAGGCGCCATCGCGGGACTGCGCAAGAGCAAGCCCGCGCTGATGATGCATGAGTCGTACTTGAAGAAGATCCGCCCGGGGAATCTGCGGGACCACCTGGACCGCCTGGCGGATTGCGATTGGGTGGTGGAGGTGGTGAAGGAGGATCTCCAGGTCAAGCGCGATCTGTACGCACGGCTGGAGCAACACCTGAAACCGGGCGCGTGGATCAGCTCGAACACATCAGGCATTCCCTTGAAACTCCTGGTCGAAGGCCGCGCCGAGGCTTTTCAGAAGCACTTCGTCATCACGCACTTCTTCAATCCCGTGCGCTATCTGCGGCTGCTGGAATTCGTGAAGGGGCCGGATGTGGACCCCGCCCACGCGGCGGAATTCGGCGCCTGGCTCGAAGAAAAGCTGGGCAAGGAAGTGGTGCCCGCTTTCGACTCGCCCACCTTCATCGGCAACCGCATCGGCATCCACGGCATCATGTCCGTGCTGCACCTGGCGCTGGCGGAACACATTCCATTCGAAGTCATCGATTCGGTGCTGGGCGACGCCGCGGCCCGCGCCAAGTCCGCGTCCTTCCGGACCGCTGACCTGGCGGGCGTGGACATCATGTCGGCCACCGCCAAGAATGTGTATGACCTCTGCCCCGGCGATGAAGCCCACGATGTTTTCAAGCGCCCCGACTATCTCCAGTGGATGCTCGACAACAAGCTGCTGGGGAACAAGACCAAGGGTGGATTCTTCAAGAAGGGCGAGAAGGACGAGAAGGGCAAGAAGACCTTCCTGGCCCTGGATCCCGCCACCCGCGAATACCGGCTTCAGATCAAGAAGGATTGGCCGATCCTGAAAGAGTTGAAGGGGATCGACGACCCCGCCGAGCGCGTGCGGACCCTGCTCACCAGCGACAGCGAGGCCGGAAAGCTGGCCTGGCGCTGCATCGCGCCGAACCTCACCTATGCGGTGAACCGCCTCGGTGAAGTCACCGACCTGCCCCTCAACGTGGACAACGCCATCAAGAACGGGTTCGCCTTCGACCTCGGCCCCTTCGAGTTGTGGGACGCGCTGGGAGTGGACCGAGTGGTGGCGCGCATGGACTTCGAGGAATTGGCCGTTCCCGACCTCGTGCGGAAAATGCTCGCCAAGGGCATCTCCAGCTTCTACCAGTGGGAACACGGCGTCGCTTCGGCCCAACTGGATCCAAGATCCTTGAAATTCGTGCCGATCGCCGAAGACAAGAAAATCGTCCAATTGAAGCGCGAGATCGGCCGCGGCAAGGTCATCGCCGAGAATTCCTCGGCGCAGCTCATCGACATCGGCGACGATGTGGCCTGCCTTCAGTTCCGCACCAAGATGAACGCGCTGGACGACGGCATCGTGATGCTCATGGAAGATGCGCTCCAGAAGCACATCCCGGGCAAGTTCAAGGGCCTGGTGCTGGGCAACCAGGGACAGCATTTCAGCGCCGGGGCCAACCTGGTCTTCGTGCTGAACGCCGCCAAGGACAAGCAGTTCGACCTGATCGAGGAGGCCTCCAGGCGCCTGCAGTACGCGGCCAGGATGCTCACCTACGCGCCCTTTCCCACGGTGGCGGCGCCCTTCAACCTGGCGCTGGGCGGCGGTTGCGAATTGACCATGGCCTGCCAGCGGGTGGTGGGCCACGCGGAGCTGTACTTGGGCCTGGTGGAGGTGGGCGTGGGCGTCATCCCCGCAGGCGGCGGCTGCCTGCAGATGCTCCTGCGCATGGAAGAGGCCCTGAAGGCCAAGGGCGAACTGGGGCCCATGCCCAAGATCAAGGCGGCCTTCGGCTTCATCGGCACGGCCAATGTGAACACGAGCTTCGACGAAGCCCAGCGCAACGGGTACCTGCGCCGCACGGACCGGCGGGTGATGAACAAGGCCTTCCTGCTGAACGATGCGAAACAGGAAGTCCTGAAAATGGCCGCGGAGTTCAAACCGGTCGAGGAACGCACCTTCAAGCTGCCGGGGCTCGGCGGCGTGGAAGCCCTCAAGAGCGCGGTCAAGGATTTCCAATACCAAGGCCTGGCTTCGGAACATGACGCCATCATCATGGGCGAACTGGCCTACATCCTTTGCGGCGGCGATGTGAGCCCCGTGCAGGAAGTCACCGAAGAACGCATCCTAGAACTGGAACGCCAGGCCTTCGCGCGGCTCTGCGGCTATGAAAAGACCCAGGCCCGCATGGACAGCATCCTCACCAAGGGCAAGCCGCTGCGGAATTGA